The sequence CGCCCAGAAGAGCCGAGACGGCTGCGATCTTCTTCCGACTGAACATGTCTGCATTCCTTTGTGATCGATGCCCGGGCGGCATGGAGAGCGAGTCGGCCGACGCCCGGGCGCTGAAGGAGGCCGAAAAGCGGGTCCCGGTGCCCGTGCCAACGGCTCGGACACCGGGACCCCTTGCCATTACTTGCTGAGGGCGTAGTTGTTGCAGCCCATGCTCGAACCCTGGCGGGTCTCCTGCTTGCCCGGGTGGCCCTTGCCGTTCAGCGCGTTACCCAGCGCGCCGTTCAGGAGGCCGACCTGGCCGAGGATGTTGATGTTCAGGTCGTGCGACTTGCACTTGGTCTGCTGGCTGATGTCGACGTCCTTGCCCTTCCGGTGGTCCCCGTAGCTCTCCGGAGCGGGCTGGGGAGCCATGACCTGCGGGGCCGGCTGCGGCGCCGGCTGCGGAGCCATGACCTGGGGCTGGGGCGCGGGCTGGGGGGCCGGCTGCGGAGCATAGAACTGCGGGGCGGGCTGCGGCGCCGGCTGCGGGGCCATGGCCTGCGGGGCCTCGTGCGGCGCGTACGAGTTGCCGCCCGTCGCCGTGGCCCCGGCAGCGGACTGCGACGTGGCCCATGCAGCGACCTGCGGACCGTGAGAGGAACCCTGGAACTCGCCGTCGGCGAAGCCGATGCCGGTACCGAGGGTGGACAGACCGGCGACGGCTACGACGACGACCGCGACGTGCTGGAGTTTGCGCATGGAACCCTTGACCCTTCATGACATGTGCAGGGAGCCCTGACGTGACTACTTATTGTGAGCATATACACACTAAAAGTAGTCATTTGGGATTTCACTGCACTATGCACCTCGTGTCGGCCGATACCGGGCGCAACTCGGGCGTGCTACGCGGGTCATCACCCGAACCGCGGGATGCGATCTGCCGAAACAGCCCGAATGTCATGTCACATCCCCTCCCTGAACTCATTCATTGGGCGCATTCATGGGCTTATTGATTCGGCTCGTCGATTGGCCCGTTGACGAGGTCTGCCGATAGGGCTTGCGGTTGCCCCTTCCGCAGGGGCAACGAGATGTCCCCATGGGAGGGTCACGGGGGCCGATACGCCGTCACCCTTTTGCTCATTGACCACAATTGAGCGGCGCTCTTGGTAGTCATATTTACGACAGTGGGCGCAACTCTCTTGCCCTGCGTGCCCTTTCGAGGCGCCACAGGCCGTCTGCCTGCCCAGAGCTCAGGGCGCGGCCAGAGCCGCGTAATCGGGAAGGGATATGCCGGTGGAGAGAGTGGTCCCCTGATCGAGCATGGCGCGGACCGTGGCGGGGTCGTTCAGGGCGGCGTTACGCGCGTCGATGGCCTCCTGGGTGGCCGGGGCCAGGAATTCGCCGGTGCCACGGCCGCCTTCCTGGCAGGGGGTCACATAGGGGCGCAGCTGCTGTTCGTAACGGGCGAAGGCCGTGCGGTGATCGCCCGCCGCCAGGGCCAGTTCGCCCGCCAGGACATAGGCGCCGACCAGCGCGGAGCCGGTGCCCATGCCGCCCACCGTGGCACCGTATGCGGCGTCGCCGAGGAGGACGATCCGGCCGGTGGACCAGTGGGGCACATCGACTCGGCTGATGGAATCGAAATAGAGGTCGTCCGCGGCCCACAGGGTGTCGATGAGCTCCGGCGTCCGCCAGCCGCATCCCGTATACGCCTCGGCTATGGCCTTCTTCTGGGCGTTCGGATCGCGCCGGTCGTAAGACAGCTCCTGCTCCGAGGCGAAGACGCAGAAGGTCTCGCCCGTGTAGCCCGGATCGTGTGCGCGCCGAGGCGTACGGCCGACGGTGGCCAGCCGGCCGGGCTCGGAGTAGCCGACCGGGCGGGCACCGAGGTCGGTGGCGTCGGCGGGCAGGTCCCAACCGGCCACGTAGTAGCCGAGGTGGCTGACGAAGTCCCGCTCCGGGCCGAAGGCCAGCCGGCGGACCGTGGAGTGCAGCCCGTCGGCGCCGACGACGAGGTCGAATGTGCGCGCCGGGGCCCGCTCGAAGGTGACGTGGACGCCGTCGTCGGACTCGGTCAGGGAGGTGATGGTGTCGCCGAAGAGGTAAGCGGTGGAGGCGCTGGTGGCGCGCGTGGCGGAGCCGGTCTCGTCGGCGGGGGCACGCAGGCTGTGGTCGAAGAGGATGCGGGAGAGGTCCGAGCGGAGAATCTCCACCTCTCCTCCGGCGAACTCCGGTGGCAGTGCGGCCAGTTGGCGGCCTTCGGCATCGATGAAGGACATCGGGCTGCCGCCGGTGGCTCGTCGGCCGATTTCGTCCAGGAGGCCCATGCGCTCCAGCACGGACGTATGCACCTCGCCCCGGAAGTCCACGGCGAAGCCGCCGCCGCGCAGGGCCGGGGCCACCTCGATCACGGTGGGTCGATAGCCGTAATGCGCAAGCCAGTACGCCAGGGCGGGGCCCGCCACGCTGGCGCCGGAGATCAGGACCGTCCGGGGTCGGTCCGCGGGATTCGCCGTTTCATTCGCCGTTCCGTTCCGCACTGCTCGCTCCCCCTTGTGTAGCGGTCGGTTCGCCGTTGCCGGCCCGACCGTCAGAAACTGCGTCTGATGGATACCATATCCGCCGGACACTTATTTGTGTACCCTGGAAACAGTCCTGGAAACGGATGCGGGGAACTTCCCGAACGGGAGGCAGACTAGGAAGCGGGTTCGGGGGCGGGGCCGGAGGCGGTTTTAGGATGCGGGGGTGTCTGGAGACGACGAGAAGCGCAGCGTGTTCGGGGATCAGGCCGGCAGCGTGGAGCTGCTGTGGGGCGGGCGCGAGCGGCCCAGCCGTGGTCCGAAGCCGGCGCTGAGCCTGGAGCGGATCATCCGTACGGCCATGGCCCTTGCCGACGCCGGCGGGCTCGGGGCGGTTTCCATGCAGCGGGTCGCGGGCGAACTGGACTTCACCAAGATGTCCTTGTACCGCTATGTCCCGGGCAAGACGGAGCTGGTGGCGCTGATGGTCGACACGGCCATGGGCGAACCTCCGGCGGCGGCCGGCGGCGACTGGCGGACCGCGCTGCGCGAATGGGCCGAGCAGTTGGCGGCGGCGTTCCGGCGCCACCCCTGGCTGCTGGAGGCGACCGTCGGCCCGCGCGTCATGGGGCCCCATGAGCTCGACTGGGCCGAACGCGCCCTCGGCGCCCTGTCGGACACCGGCCTGAACGGCGGCGAACAGCTGGACGCCGTGGTCGTCGTGACCGGCCACGTCCGGGCCATCACCCAGATCTCGGCGTCGATGGGGCTGAGCAGTGCGCAGGCCAAGGAGCCTGAGCAGGTGATGGCCGCGGCCCTCAACGAGCTGCTCATCGGGCGTTCCGATCGCTTCCCGGCGCTCACCGCCGCTCTCGCCTCCGCCGAGGAGACCGATTCCCGCGACCAGTCCCTGGAGTTCGGGCTGGAGCGCATCCTGGACGGCCTGGAGGCGCATATCGCCCGGCGGGCGAAGGCCCCCGCCCCTGCCCGGGGACGCCGGCGCCGACCGACCGCCTGAGCGTTGGTCAGCGGCCCCTTTACCGCCGCCGCCTCGTGGGCGGCGGTTTCACAACCGCACCGTCCTGCGCGGCCGTTCCTTCGCACCCGCCAGCAGGCCGCGCAGTGCGGCGAATTCGTCGACGCATTTGGCGGTGCCGTTGACGACGCAGTCCAGCGGCTGGTCGGCGACGGTCACCGGGACGCCCATCTCCTGGTGCAGTCGCAGGTCCAGGCCGCGTAGCAGGGCGCCGCCGCCGGTGAGTGCGATGCCGTTCTCGATGATGTCGCCGGAGAGTTCGGGCGGGCAGGCGTCGAGGGTCTGGTGGACGGCGCGGATGATGGCGTCGACCGGCTCGGTGAGGGCGTCGCGGATTTCGTCCTCGGTGATTTCCTGGAGGCGGGGCAGCCCGGTGATGTGGTCGCGGCCGCGGACGGTGAAGGAGGTACGGGGCGGCGCCGTATCGGCACCGTCGCCCTCCCCGTCGCCGTCACCGTCGTCGTCAGGGGCGGTACGGGGAGCGGGGATCCGGACCGCCGAGCCGATGGCGATCTTGATGTCCTCCGCCGTGCGTTCGCCGATGGACAGCGCATGCTTCTTCTTGATGTGCGCGGCGATGGCGGCGTCCAGGGCGTCGCCGGCGATCCGTACGGACTGGGCGGTGACCAGGCCGCCCATGGAGACGACGGCAACCTCGGTGGTGCCGCCGCCGATGTCGACCACCATGCAGCCGACGGGCTCGTCGACGGGCAGGCCCGCACCGATGGCGGCGGCCATCGGCTCCTCGATCAGATGGACCTCGCGGGCACCGGCGCTGCGGGCGGAGTCGATCACCGCACGGCGCTCGACTCCGGTGATGCCGGAGGGTACGCAGATGACCACCCGGGGCCGGGCGAAACGGCGGGTGGGCAGGGCCTTCTTCAGCAGGGCGCGCAGCATCTGCTCGGCGGCGTCGAAGTCGGCGATGACGCCCTCGCGCAGCGGGCGCATCGCGCTGATCCCGGAGGGCGTGCGGCCGATGGTGCGCTTGGCGTCCGATCCGACGGCGATGATCTCGCCGGTGGCGCTGACGGCGACGACGGACGGTTCGTTCAGCACCACGCCCTTGCCGCGGGCGTAGACCAGGGTGTTGGCGGTGCCGAGGTCGATGCCGATGTCGTAGGCGCCGGACCGGTCGGCGGAGGTGCCGGACGACGTTCTCGAGGAAGTGCTGGACGCCATGGGGAGTTCGGGTGCTCTCTCTCGACGGGACAACGATCGTCCGGGGGACGATCGACTTGGACGACGACCGACCGGGGAGCGAACGCCGCGGGGACGGTCGCCTCGGGAACGGTCTTCGGGCATTGTGACGCAGACGGACCTATTGGGTCACCAAAGGTGAATGCCGCTCATTGATACACATTGATATCCAATGACGTCCATTGCGGGCACTCAAGAAGACTACTGGGCGGGCGGAATAGTTCCCTCCGCTCCTCCGTCCACCGCTCGTCTGTGCCCGCCGCGCCCCCGGGAGAGGGCCGCCGCGAGGTCATCGAGGGCGTCCACGAGGAGGCCCGCGGCGCGCAATGCGACGCCCTGGCCGGCAGATTCCGCGTCCCAGCGCTCCCATACGGCACGCAGCGCGCTCCAGTCCAGCCGGTCGCGTTCCCGTACGGCGTGCGCGGCGCGTTCAAG is a genomic window of Streptomyces gilvosporeus containing:
- a CDS encoding FAD-dependent monooxygenase, which codes for MRNGTANETANPADRPRTVLISGASVAGPALAYWLAHYGYRPTVIEVAPALRGGGFAVDFRGEVHTSVLERMGLLDEIGRRATGGSPMSFIDAEGRQLAALPPEFAGGEVEILRSDLSRILFDHSLRAPADETGSATRATSASTAYLFGDTITSLTESDDGVHVTFERAPARTFDLVVGADGLHSTVRRLAFGPERDFVSHLGYYVAGWDLPADATDLGARPVGYSEPGRLATVGRTPRRAHDPGYTGETFCVFASEQELSYDRRDPNAQKKAIAEAYTGCGWRTPELIDTLWAADDLYFDSISRVDVPHWSTGRIVLLGDAAYGATVGGMGTGSALVGAYVLAGELALAAGDHRTAFARYEQQLRPYVTPCQEGGRGTGEFLAPATQEAIDARNAALNDPATVRAMLDQGTTLSTGISLPDYAALAAP
- a CDS encoding TetR/AcrR family transcriptional regulator; translated protein: MSGDDEKRSVFGDQAGSVELLWGGRERPSRGPKPALSLERIIRTAMALADAGGLGAVSMQRVAGELDFTKMSLYRYVPGKTELVALMVDTAMGEPPAAAGGDWRTALREWAEQLAAAFRRHPWLLEATVGPRVMGPHELDWAERALGALSDTGLNGGEQLDAVVVVTGHVRAITQISASMGLSSAQAKEPEQVMAAALNELLIGRSDRFPALTAALASAEETDSRDQSLEFGLERILDGLEAHIARRAKAPAPARGRRRRPTA
- a CDS encoding rod shape-determining protein codes for the protein MASSTSSRTSSGTSADRSGAYDIGIDLGTANTLVYARGKGVVLNEPSVVAVSATGEIIAVGSDAKRTIGRTPSGISAMRPLREGVIADFDAAEQMLRALLKKALPTRRFARPRVVICVPSGITGVERRAVIDSARSAGAREVHLIEEPMAAAIGAGLPVDEPVGCMVVDIGGGTTEVAVVSMGGLVTAQSVRIAGDALDAAIAAHIKKKHALSIGERTAEDIKIAIGSAVRIPAPRTAPDDDGDGDGEGDGADTAPPRTSFTVRGRDHITGLPRLQEITEDEIRDALTEPVDAIIRAVHQTLDACPPELSGDIIENGIALTGGGALLRGLDLRLHQEMGVPVTVADQPLDCVVNGTAKCVDEFAALRGLLAGAKERPRRTVRL